The following is a genomic window from Nitrososphaerota archaeon.
CTATGTCCAACATTTCCTGGGTCGACTCGGCGTTGATCATGCCGACCTTCCCCTTGATGGCGGCCGTGAGCTCCCCCTTCGACTTGCTCGGTCCGTCGAACACCACGTTCTCATGGCTCACTCCGACGGCGCCGGCTAGCTCGATCCCCGCGACGGAGACGATAGTAGCGCCTGCTCCGAGCCGGGCGAGCGACTCCACAACCTCCGCAGTGGAGTTCGACTTGTACGCGAAGGCGACGAGGCATCGCCCGTGCCTGGAAGCGAGCGCCTTGGCTGCGCTGTTGTATCTCTCTTCGACCCTGTCCAGGTCGGTCACGTAGAGGGGGGTGCCATACTCCTCGGCCAGTTCTCCTGCGGGGACCCCTCCGACGCTGAGGGTCCCCTTCCCCATCCTGAGGTGAGGCCTGCGGTCTTCCAAACTCTGTCCCGCCTCCGCCGGACGGCTTCGAACCTTAAGGGTTAAAATGACTCCCAGCCTCTCGCGAGACGTGAAAGGCGTCGTCGTCGGGGTCGCGGACCTGAGGCGAAAGCCCAGGTTCCGTTCCGAGAGGACCTCTCAGCTGGTCTACGGGGAAGAGCTGAAGATACTCGGCACCGAGGAAGGGTACTGTCGGGTCGTTGGCCCGGACAAGCTCGAGGGGTACATGCAAAAGACCCTGTTGGGGGATCTCGAGGGAGACCGCGCGTACAAGGTCGCGTCCAGGCAGAGGGCAGACTGCCTCCTCCTCCCCTTCGGCTCATACCTGAGCGAGGCGGAAGCGAAACGATACAAGCTCCCGGCCAGGGCGCTGGTCCCCATAGAGGAGAGGTTCGAACCCGCAAGCCTGAGCGAGCGGTTCCTGGGGGTCCCATATCTGTGGGGCGGGACGTCTGACTTCGGCTACGACTGCTCGGGGTTCACCCAGAGGCTCTTCCGCTATTCAGGGAAGGAGCTTCCGAGGAACTCGAACTGGCAGAGGGACGCCGGGACGAAGGTGAAGGACTTCGACCACGCGAAGAGGGGAGACCTGGTCTTCTTCAGCGGCCACGTGGCGATGCACCTGGGGAACCGGGTGATAATACACGCGAACCTGAGCCACGGAGGGGTGTCGACCACCGACCTTGCCGACGGGGGAGACTACTCGCGCCGCCTGATGGCGGTGTTCCAGGGGATCAGGCGCTTCGAAGGGGACGACTTCGGCTGATCTGCCGTAGCACCGAGGGGTCCAGGGCGGAGACCCCAGTCTTGACCAGCCCCCTGGTCACCCTGACCCAGTTCCTGTCTTCGGCGCACACTTCTTTGAGCATCCTGACGCCCCTGGCCCTGTCCCTCCCCGAAGACACGAGGCCGATGGCCACCCAGTACTTCAGCTCGAGCACCTCTGGCACGAGTTTCATCCCCTTGCTGTAAGCGGCGAGCGCGTCGTCCATCTTCCCTGAGCTCAGCCTGTCGTCCCCCTGGTCCACCCAACCGTACCCCTCATGGTAGCGGAGGAGCCTCCTCATCTCCTTCAGGGGGTCTGGGTGGTCCTCTACCCTCAGGTCGACGAGCCTCCCCTCCCACCGGTTCGGAGACGCCTTCGGGCCTACCACGACCATCGCCGCCGACTGCCTCCCGCGAAGGTCGCCGCCGGCACCCTCCCCTGCCTCGAGGGCCCTCATCAGCCGCTCCTTCAGGGGGAGGGCTGGGCTGCTCTCGAAGGCGCGGCGCATCTCCGTCCAGACCCTCCTGCTCTTCATTATGTTCCCCTGGCAGCTGACCCCTCCCCCGACGGCGGACCCAGCCTCCGGTATGCACTTCTTCCCGGTATGCGAGGCGACCAGCCCTTTCGAGTCCACCATCGCGACCTGCCTGTGCTCAGGCTTCGTGTCAGCGGCAAGCAGGGCCCGCAGGGCCCCTGGCGCGCTCATCCCTGCCGCCATGAGCTCCAACCCCAGCGGCCCGTACCTCACGTCAAGCATCGCCTGGGTGGCGACCGCCCCGACCCCCGCCCGTGCCCAGGAGACCGCCGAGCCGACAGAGAAGTAGTGAGACTGGACTGCGACTCCCATCTCGCCGGTCCTCGCGTCCCTGGCGACGATAGAATAGGTCAGCGCTCTTCACCGCGGCTTTCGGGGAACTGATTATAAAACGTCGGCGCAGGCCGCCCTGCCCATGGTCAAGGTCGTACTCTGCGGCATGGGCGCAATCGGAACTGAGATTCTGAAGCATCTGACGGAAAGAGGGCACGAAGTGGTCGCCGTAGTCGACCCTGACCCGGCCAAGGCGGAGAAGACGGTCGCGGAACTGACGGGGCTCCCCCTTGGGGTGAGGGTGCATCCGTCGATACAGCAGGCCCCTCTTGCCGGTGCAGAGGTGGCTGTGTATTCAGCGCGGTCCAGGGTGGGTGACGTCGCCGCAGATATCGGGGCGCTCCTGGCCGCGGGGCTCGACGTGGTCACGACCTCAGAGGAGATGGCGTACCCCAGCCACGCAGGGGCTGACGAAGCGGCAAAGCTCGGCGCGCTCGCCAAGGAGAAAGGGGTTAGCCTGGTGGGCGTGGGGGTCAACCCAGGGTTTGTCATGGACTGGGTCCCGGCCGTGGTGGCTTCGGCTTCGAAGAGCCCTACGAGGATACACATAGTGAGGAGCGTCGACGTCTCTCGACGGCGCCCACAGCTCCAGAGGAAGGTGGGGGTCGGACTCAGCCGCTCGGAGTTCGACAAGAAGCTCGCAGAGGGGAGGCTTGGCCACATAGGGCTCGCGGAGTCGGCCCATCTGGTTGCGCTCTCGCTCGGGGAGAAGCTGGAGGACATCGATGAGGGGGTCTTCCCGGTCCTCGGCTCGGAAGATTACGTAATGGGGGTGAGGCAGTTCGCGGAAGGGAGGGGAGGGAAGTGCCAGATCCGCCTCGACCTCGAGATGACGACCACCTCCGCGGACTTCGACGTGATAGAGGTCACGGGGGACCCGTCGATCAAGGTCAGGTTCGAGAAGGGGGTCTTCGGGGACTCGGCGACGGTCGCAATGGTGGTGCACGGCGTCGAGAGGATAGGGAAGGCACCTGCTGGGCTGATCACCGTCCTCGACCTGCCGTTGTCGGGCCGCTGAGCTGCTTCAGCGGCATAGCGTCAGTAAAGCGCCCTCTCCTTCTAATGCCTTCAGGACATCTGGACCTTCCCGTAACTCTGTTAAGTCATCGAGGGCACGGCCACGGCTGCGCGTCGCCTCTTAAACCCACCATGAGGCCCTGAACGAACGGCCCCGTTCTAGCAGATTACGCTGAGCCCCACGGACTCGTCGAACCTTCGGACGGCCCTGTTGCTCGTGGGAGTGATGACGAACTCAAGCAGGGGGGAGACGGTCGCCGACACGACATGGCCGCCTAGCACCGACATG
Proteins encoded in this region:
- a CDS encoding DUF1028 domain-containing protein, with the protein product MGVAVQSHYFSVGSAVSWARAGVGAVATQAMLDVRYGPLGLELMAAGMSAPGALRALLAADTKPEHRQVAMVDSKGLVASHTGKKCIPEAGSAVGGGVSCQGNIMKSRRVWTEMRRAFESSPALPLKERLMRALEAGEGAGGDLRGRQSAAMVVVGPKASPNRWEGRLVDLRVEDHPDPLKEMRRLLRYHEGYGWVDQGDDRLSSGKMDDALAAYSKGMKLVPEVLELKYWVAIGLVSSGRDRARGVRMLKEVCAEDRNWVRVTRGLVKTGVSALDPSVLRQISRSRPLRSA
- a CDS encoding NAD-binding protein gives rise to the protein MVKVVLCGMGAIGTEILKHLTERGHEVVAVVDPDPAKAEKTVAELTGLPLGVRVHPSIQQAPLAGAEVAVYSARSRVGDVAADIGALLAAGLDVVTTSEEMAYPSHAGADEAAKLGALAKEKGVSLVGVGVNPGFVMDWVPAVVASASKSPTRIHIVRSVDVSRRRPQLQRKVGVGLSRSEFDKKLAEGRLGHIGLAESAHLVALSLGEKLEDIDEGVFPVLGSEDYVMGVRQFAEGRGGKCQIRLDLEMTTTSADFDVIEVTGDPSIKVRFEKGVFGDSATVAMVVHGVERIGKAPAGLITVLDLPLSGR
- a CDS encoding C40 family peptidase — encoded protein: MKGVVVGVADLRRKPRFRSERTSQLVYGEELKILGTEEGYCRVVGPDKLEGYMQKTLLGDLEGDRAYKVASRQRADCLLLPFGSYLSEAEAKRYKLPARALVPIEERFEPASLSERFLGVPYLWGGTSDFGYDCSGFTQRLFRYSGKELPRNSNWQRDAGTKVKDFDHAKRGDLVFFSGHVAMHLGNRVIIHANLSHGGVSTTDLADGGDYSRRLMAVFQGIRRFEGDDFG